Within Dreissena polymorpha isolate Duluth1 chromosome 13, UMN_Dpol_1.0, whole genome shotgun sequence, the genomic segment tattcttctaagcaagatgtagttttaaagaCTGATCTCCAATTATAAACGCTTCAAATCGGTATAAAGAACGAACATgttaaccgtaaatctagattctaaaacggtatgatatttgcaaaagttaaagttataactcgctgcccaaatcagaacaaacactttatatatatatttatatatatctgaAAGCTAcgaaacgtaggctttctaatgatatatggGTTCAtccaaatgtataacctcggcgcttcgatgtgcTCTAATCGATAGCTACCAGTCACGTGACTAAGTTACGACACGGTTAAACACGTGGGGGtaaaacatatatgtttattttttgtgtttaacgcgctataaatccataaataacaacggaaatatactcaaagttatatttttaaagaagaattaataagcaacaagataacgtttAAACCAATAAACTCGGATGGTTAGTTTttgcatacaatttaatttactacagtaagggtcaaatactcgattcaactcctgtcaatatacgatCCGTGGCTAGTACTTATGtagtttataattatacaattattatttactCGTTATGAAGGATATAATTTTATCAAGGTGCGTCTTtgcaattttaatacattttatgatttgtgTCACTTatgctcgggtactacttaactgtaccccgggtacgcttaagtatacttaaatgaaccCCGGATACGGTGAATATAGTAACTCGCACACGGGAATTCGAACGCTAAATTGATCGTTGTCcgctatatttttaatattaatgatgttcatatttatgtcaatattctgaaaAACAGCCATTATATTATCGATACTCCTGCCTTAAAGGCATATTGAGTTTTTcttcaaagatatttttatttagtattccgtagcgcgttttacgacgtCGGATTTAAGGCAGGAATAATACTCGGGTGCAGTCAAAATTGACCAATCAAGCATCACTTAAATTATCATCAGTAGCTGGTAGATACaacttaaattctttttttcacCAACATTACAGGACTAAATAAGTTACGTTGTTTGAGAATATAATCAAAAACTGGACATATAATGTTAAAAGATGCGATCGTGAAAGTGGAGTCTTAACCATTTTTTATCTTCGACTGGGACACGTTTGCGTTGTTCCGGAAACTGAAAACTGCGGCGTTCGGAAGACTGGGTGgtgtgtcactgcgcatgtgcagaatcggggcgatccggtcgatgttgtcattgcacatgtgcagacttggggcgatccggtcgatgttgtcactgtgcatgtgcagacttggggcgatccggtcgatgttgtcactgcgcatgtgcagacttggggcgatccaatcgatgttgtcactgcgcatttATCAAAAATGAGACAAACATATTACATGGAAACGCGTGACAAAAAACACTGCGTTAATTTCAAATACACTTGTGTTGTAAGTGAAAAATAATTTTATGCATTTCCTTTAATAGGTAAAGATACTTAAAAAAATGTCACAATTAGCTCGTGCGCTCAGCTTTCAAAACATTATCATGCACGTGAAACTCGTGTTTTAAGTACAAAATCGATGCAGATAAAACAGAGTGTTCAAAAAACGACTTTTAACACGAGTTTATCatgaattattattgaaataacaaggcGTTATCGTTGACAGGGGTCGCCATTTTTCATATAATAACGCGTGTTTAAGGTAATTACCATCTGAACATTTGCTATTCATTCGGAACTGATTTAATTCAAGCATTGCATCTATTTTGTTTGACGAGTAtacataaaattgttaattttattttcaaaaatttcattaaatataaattttatagaaTATATGTTAATTGGCCTGTATAACGGTTTAGAATTTttcggttgttgttgttttttgtgtttagcAAATCCAATCCGCTTTAATGGAAATTTGTGTAATAGAAAGCGTCATCTTCACGAAAATCCAGGTAAGGCGGAAAGCGGTTTCActgcttagcctgtgcgaactgtacaggtaaatctggaatgacacttaaggcaaatgcattaagcctagaATTCCCAGAACGAGCATTGTAAAATTTCATCGGTGATGGGAAAAAGGGAAGATTGTTATTGTGCAGTGCTACTAAGTATTTCCTATATAGCGCCCGATGGATAGAAAAGTAATCTAAGCATACAGGCTGGCACCTGAGAGCGAACAAACGATAAACAAACACCCAAAAGAATACCGTGTGAAAAATTAATAGCAAACATCAATCATTTACTTATGACACGTGATACTCACATCTGAGGATCAACAGCGCCCCGTGCCGCGATCCCGCTAGGTGCGTCCGGTTTCTGTGGGCTCTCCTTCCGGGATCGCGGTGCATGCATACAACAGGCGCGGTGGCAGGTGGCATCATACACGCAGTCCGGGTCCAGAAAGAGGGTACTGGGCCGGAAACCAAAAGCGAGTAACTTCTGGTATTGGAAAGGACTGACTGGCTGCTGAAATATAATAAGTCAGCTAACTGCGCATGGTCGAAGCGGATACTTAACCAAAAcaaagttttttgtttaattaagaaaATCGCGATAAAGAAGAAAATGTCTGAGTTGTGATTGTGAAAAACTTTTTATTGCACTTCTataggaaatatatttttatagcaATTTGAAATTTGTTATAATAAACATGTCACTATTGTCtccattaattgcatttttgcgCTGAAAATTATAATACCTTTATTCGTAATTCAGTTAAGTGTTTGCATAGTTCGCTCAATCAATTGAGACAAATCCTACATACTGACATATTAAAGTAATCGCATCAGTTATATCCTTTTTGCTGATCGAAAACTGCTCCGAGCTTGTcgtaaatttaataattgtgagcgtgtttatatatattatttgcagTCAATTACCTATAACGAATCTCAATAATGTTGACTACATCCGTACGTGTTGTACTTGTtgaaacgaaaacaaataagagtAAGAAAATAATACTGGACCAAAATGACGTCATcgcatgctgttgttttttattagaAGGACAATGTGTTGATCGGAGACATGATCGTAACCAGTGAAATATTTGATGCTCAAAACCAGTGACATGTCTGAACAAAAACATGTCGAGTCTGTCTAAATTACAAGGCATGCACCGATGTCTTAAGGGGAACGGAGAAGCTGGCATACGACTAAATTCAGTGTTTTAATTCAAAAGCTTTGTGTAATCCAAAGATTCGTCATGACAGACTTGTAAAATGTGTCCCATCTAAACGAACCAGCAAAATGATTGAGggcatatttattattaaaattaagaaatttcctTAGGTTTCAAAAGTTGCCTTGGTAATTTGTTATCACATTTTGTACCGGAAAATTACAGTTAAGGCTTGAATTTATGCTCACTGTTATTtcacattaatacaaaataatatccttaaaaaaagtaaaagtaaattATTGTCGGGAATTGAAACGAATTATTGAAAGTAAGTTATTAGAGAGGTCGAGACCTTGTTATTGTACTCCGTCCAAAATCGCACCGTAACTAAATGAAACCCGAAcggaaaaaactgggcttaatgtttgtgcgtaaacTAAAAtggctgtcccagattagcatgtacagtacgcacaggcttatcttggatgacactttctgattgcAAGGCATGATTTGTTTGAAGGAAATACAAGACAAGCGAGCATCTAGGGAAttccacaggctaatatggaacgacactttacggcCATGCATTAAGGCCGGTTTTCCAAGTGCGCTGCTAAAATATAtaccgtatgaagttctataagacgggctctattcaattaccgatatatcgtatgaagttctataagacggactctattcaattaccgaccatacatatatatcgtatgaagttctattagacggactctattcaattaccgaccatacatatatatcgtatgaagttctataagacggactctattcaattaccgaccatacatatatagagaatactaggttagcgttgaatacagagaagtttatgttgcgaggcttagaacgccggaagcgcgagccttggcgagcgctttcggtgttcgagccgagcaacataaacttctctgtattcaacgctaatcctagtattctatttatcccatttgattttttcaacgtgacgtttaacataaatagatctaataaccttaacaataattttaattccgtcattaaagcgcttaaaatctaacaaatgtaaccatgcgtagtgatatacatgtatttgttctggtacgcgaaatagtctttaaaaaattcacacacaaactgtaaaacaagtaaaaatatcaccatatgcatacattcaattttacgcagtatgcgaattttaacacattacgaccgcgaaaagaagattttactttactataatttattttattttcgaaagaaaatgatcaaaatccaatctggcggccattactcctgacaaaatgctgtcgatgtcaacatacatgtacaccatcgacgacctagttctggctaacattactttaaatgtcgctttttatgatttttgactggcgcgactttgtacaggtctgtcaatactaaataaactgtacgctgaagtttctttagctatcgaagaccttgacaattttgacgagtaaacagacaattgcagcgactgacactttatttgacaaaatatacagggcaatacgttttccgacttcggacgacgaatttcaggacgcgcagaacgtgttttttatataatgttatgggtatgccgtgtgtgatccgatgcatcaatggcgcccatgttaaaatcatttccccgagatcagggaacgacaaaagtacaatcaaaaatcaaaacatgtaagaactagtatcttacctttaattatcctttaaaatccatctaataatccatttaactcaattattgacgattttgcatctagggtctttaataattattttagcatagttaaataaagacccttatgccattctatcactttattcaaatgagtatatgaacgcgataaactttcttcttcgtcacacgctacgtcatgtactctacattactgctgttcaaatgaaccggagcagtttatctaataatagccgttggtaaactcggttgcatttgcagatttctgcatataaacataattatgtttaaacttgcacactgttttatttatctaaggtaaatgcccttattgtacgaaaaaataatctaatatataaatacacaaagaatggaaaacattcaagtacacaacagatgaatgagtagaaaatacccgtgtacaaatgggacgttcccaattccagtgtggtgctatttttaccatcttatactttacacagctctatgcctaacgtgaattaaataggaaagcaaacatagcagattattcatgaactgtgcgatatgtgtatggcttgttgtacattcttaatatttaagttaaatgtcaaaagtatatgctttggttataaacaatgcacattacactaaataatgtcatatgactagatttaaaggttgaaggtcgtataattttgaagctcaagttttgtcgactttgtttcttatgaaaaatcattcagtggtaaagtaaatataaataaaaaaataacaaaacaaaaatcgtgtaattttatattttatttcaacatttcttttggtgaatatgtcatatatatttttttctgcaaaatatgcacattttcttttcatgggtgaccttaaaattcgatcaatgaaccaaacaatatcgacctaattttagcgcatatcgcatgacgtcatttaaaaagtagtccgtgcacgcgacaggtatattccacagtgttgaatacaagcaagtatattccacaacgtgttataccgtcaatgtcgcggtgaaaatgggataaaatataatgtatgtcGTTTTATTGGTAAAATCATGTAATAAAAAGATAGGAAACTCGTCGATAAAAAAAACTGATCTATTTGCAAGACCGGGACAAACAGCCTACTTTGTTCAGTGTCCCAGCAGAAAAGTTGAACTTCATTGTCTGTGCGCTCGCCCACGTAACCTCCGATGAAGAACAAGCGGCTGCTGACTCGGGTCAACAACATGTAGGAGTCGAACAGCATGTATCTCCCTCCGTACCGCCGGCCTAAAACTAGCGCGGAACTTATCtatgcctcgttcttggaaaactgggcttaatgcatgttcgtaaagaatcctcccagattagcctctgcagttaccgcttttatgaaatgtttcgtttaaaggaagtctcatatAAACGAAAATCCATTCTATGCAGAAAgggtcgtttctgattagcctgtgtggactgcattttacgtacatgcatttagcccagtattcACAGAACGCGGATAATATAAGTTATAAAGGCAATCAAATTAGCGACAAGGGTGCAAACatgtgtttacaaaaaataaatatttgtttgaataaaactGAATTTCTTCAACAGATTAACAGGAAAAAACAGACTCATTGGTATAAAACATACGTTCATACTTAATAGTCGATTGGTCGATAACACTTTCGTAGTCTTATAACATATGGAGCGAAAACCATAAACTGATCTTGACAACAACATTTAAAAGCTTTGTTGGTAGTATATGTTATGCTAATATGTAATGCGTACACAGAAAAAGAGACGCCgtaaaccttaaaatatattgAACGATATATGCCGCGAAATTCCAACGTATGTTTAATTCTGAAAGGTAAAGATACTGTCGCATCTCCTGTACGTACTGTTTGAGATCTCATACATGCGAGAGTGGGTGACAAGGTCCATCACCATTACGGGTCCCATTTCAACCGTTACTGCGGCGAGCGTTCCCGGATCGTTTACCTGTAAAACAACGATATGAGCtttgttctgtgaaaacagggcttaatgcatgtacgtaaagtgtcgtcccagattacctgtgcagttcgcagagacgacattttccgccttgaCTTGATTTTCGCTCAGGAATAGATCTTCTTTTAACGAGAAATTCCGttaaagcggaaagagtcgtcacggataagcctgtgcggactgcacaggctagtctggggcgacaatttacgcacatgcatttagcccagttttcacagaacggggATCATTTTCATTGATCACCCTTTTCAACAGTATGAAAGTCATATCATGACGGCcagttaacatacacttttcctAGGCAAGCTGTCTTCCTATAACTTGGTACGCATGCTTTTATGAGAACTGGCAACTGCCCTTCGTGAATCAGGGGTATGGGGAGAATGGCCGTACATAATATGAACACATCACTTGCGAATGTAAATGTTCGTCACattattcaaaaacaaaaatgcaataaagtTTTGAGATGTTAACTGCTTGCTACTACACTTGTACTGGTGGCCTATGGCATACTGTGGAGAAAGGTATAAAAACTGATCACAACTTGGTAGATCTCCTCCTTGTATCCAGTTTTGATTATGGCGTCAACGCAGCCGTTTGTGATGGTGTACAGTTTTACGTTCTTGCCAAAACGTGACGTCACGAGGAGTTCTACAAATGAAGAATGACGTCATAGACAGAGATAAATTGGGCGGAACGGTTTCTAACACGCTCTGACCCAAATCGCTCAGTTCGCAAAATCTTCAAATCATGACTTTGATTTCTTAGTAACGCTGAATAGTAATGGCACACCATGACCGTAATATTTAATTACAATGTTGTGAATACTGCCACCCCACACATgaattgtaaaatgtaaataagGACTTTAACGTGCGCTTCTGTTTGGTGACGATACACACTCCTCCCGAGACGATGCCCGGAAACACGATGCTGAAGTTAATCTGTTCAAggtcaaacaagtacaacttttTGCCCATTTCCATGACCACTGATCTGTTGTCTGCTTCGTAAAACCAAATGTATGCAAAGCCGACCACCTCCTGTTGAGTAAAACGTTTGAAAGTATGAcgcacaatatatatatttatttttttaaagtttacttAATTGGACTGTTTTGTTATTAACCAAAGATATCATGTACGTATCTAAAGTATCGAATAATGTTCAGGGGGAATGCAACATTTACAACAATTCGGACGTTTTGAGTGTAGAaagaataatcacataaaagaaactcaataaaaataaatgaaaacaaaaatgtaattcaTGAATTATTTACATGAGGCCCGTTCTGGGAAAAACTGGTCTTAAGgcattgcgtaaagtgtcgtcccagattagcgtttgcagtccgcagaggctaatcagtgacaacagtTTCCACATTGGAATTTcttttaaaagagacttcattttaacgaaaaaatgCAACACacgtggaaagtgtcatccctgattagcttatgcggactgcacaggctaatctgggacgagaatTTACCCACGTGCATGAACCCCACTTTTCACAGAACGGGGCTCATATAAACGGCATCATTATATGTTGTCGAAATTCATTTCAGCAAATGAGAgcaatacacataaaataatcaaagagCGAAATAAAACTCGTGGTATTTTTAGTTCACGCATAGCGCGGTATTTCATGGAGAgcaagttggttcctttttccaagttctttattccttattcacgcgttaGAAATTTGTTgcatggttaaaaaaaataatgcaaacatttctgaagtaaatcaaaacaaagtaactcgaatacatttacgttatgtattacgttacatattcatgtttcttcttcgcgcttgcataggatttcttgtttaaaccgaaccgatatttttaattcgaatactaacttcacatcaacaaaaacctaaagcatatactattattttacatgtatgtgatataaaagtgcaatcttgtacatttaaacatgtttttgtatttttataatccagttccttattcggaacctacaattacaatgattttcattgatgtttttgtctcttttgttcatttcaatattttgttaagtatgaaaatgacattccttattcgatttgaatgaCAAATAAGGGATCAGTTCCTCATTACTTTTTCAATTCGAATAAGGAACTCGGTTATGATTCAATGAAACTTAGTAGAGATTTGCTGCaataaatgtttttgatacccaacctaaaataacaatgatttacattgattaattggtctctttggttcattttaaatttgtaatagtctgtttagtatgaaaatgccagttccttattcgatgtgattttattcttactgaataagaaactgtgttattatttaataaaactagatagaaatatattgttatgcatatttttttttacttcgaacctacatataccacgattttcattgacattttgtatttttcggttaatttttatttttgtttgagtgaggcaataccatttccttattatcgtcttcataatacttgttttcagcgtgtatcgtcgaatagaatataaaaataaatgtaacagaatacgtccatataacataatcaagcttaaataaccctcactacatattaaatataacatatccgaaagtaattgtccgaaatacaggcttccaaATAAGGAATTAACTTTACGCcaaattccttattcagaggccataattttgAATACTTAAATTCGGATCACTCTAAAATAGCAAAGCTTTATgttcgttattattggcgatgtaagctttgttatttatatctccggtacagttcttgaagtcttatctgaccctgaactttggttaagactatatgatagctgaaaagtaaacatgttttagatatcttgtTCCGTTTTCATACAAAAACTGTTACGAAGGGGTAGGATTAAGAATGCAAATTGATTTCAACACGCCTCCATAAAAGAAATACTGCACCGGCAGCAGCGGCCCAAGTGCCCCTAGAAGACTGAAACGTTTCACcaaaatgcctcaatattttatttcttttatgatTGAAACGAAAAAGCGCATTCTAGCTGTTGAAGTGTGTTTTcgtcatatatatttttagtgcgaatacgcgttttttcgctcatgcagaccaatggtacattcggcgactttcaacctcgaCACATGACGAATGCAAATGTTCCAGACAGCATTGTCATCAGTGCGGCGTCACTGATGTCACATTAAAATGAGACTaaaccggaagcagcggccaaggTGCCTCTATTAGACTGGAAATTTTCATCGATATGCCTCTGTATTTCGTCGTTCctgttgatgatgtttttttaaattaaaaaccaaAACTTACATAGCTGTAATCGGTTGGTTTTATTTGAATAGATTTTCTATCTCTGAAAGCTCGAGgatgcctacgttacatccggcgaccttgAACATTGCCGCACGATTAAAAGTCGTGGGAACAGACACATTTCTCGGTAGCGTCTTTTAATTCATATTAATCAGCAGCGTCGAAGcaacgctgaggcacaccgaggcagttgccttgGCTAAAATCTGCAGAGCAATCTTGAgatcacaggtattgggcgcgtggcccAAGTCAtattaacactatcaatatgtcatcaaactttttttttcttaaaaaataaataaattaaaaatctgatataatttatgtttatatatataatatcagaattttttaatgaagaaagttgttttatgacatattgatagtgttaaagtgacttgaccacgcgcccaatacctgtggttGAGATTACATGGAAAAAAGGAAAATGTATGTCAACGAATAAAATCTATAAAAGAAATTGAGGCTTAgtcactatgatattcacaaacaaatattatcactgagtacaattggttcatgttgaggcagataattatttcaatttaataacttcaattgatgccaaaattgctcagcaaaatgatttggaaaatccgtatagtaaacaaagcgtcgcactgtacactttgATGCTATATTCATGGaagacatcggaacgtaccgagctagaatcgAGTGTTTTACGACCAGGcctgggtctattttggacctaaacacacttcgggtggttggcgttttcggctttattAGTATTCTCCCCTTTATGGCCGGCTTAAAACGTGGAcacgttctactatgaaagaAGACCGGCTTAATGGCATCGCATTAATGTTTGTtcataaacacattccagtttatcgaaaacaaatttttaaaatgtggg encodes:
- the LOC127854613 gene encoding uncharacterized protein LOC127854613, with protein sequence MSQPVSPFQYQKLLAFGFRPSTLFLDPDCVYDATCHRACCMHAPRSRKESPQKPDAPSGIAARGAVDPQIDNIDWIAPSLHMRSDNIDRIAPSLHMHSDNIDRIAPSLHMCNDNIDRIAPILHMRSDTPPSLPNAAVFSFRNNANVSQSKIKNG